One region of Pseudodesulfovibrio sp. JC047 genomic DNA includes:
- a CDS encoding phage major capsid protein, whose protein sequence is MSKKKKATKTIESTPLFREFGLKREAVNDEERTVELSFSSEEPVERWFGLEVLDHSLGSVRLDRLRNGGAILMDHDRRDQVGVVESVEIGADRKGRAVVRFGKSERAEEIYQDVKDGIRSLVSVGYRIFKMILEKTDDDTETYRATDWQPYEISIVSVPADTSVGVGRDYDGETNKITIEGVRTMEKKTPKQPTGTNVSTDPVVPAVDVNAAREEARREEGARIREITAIGEQFQMRDLATEAINGDKSVDEFRADVLAKMGKPRSIQPVAPELTNNENRDYSVLRAISASLNGDQSGFEREISNDIAKKLGRETSGIFVPTSLRFTPEMFQARAPLNTGTGAEGGHLVATEHMPLIELLRNRMCVKQLGATVLGGLEGNLAFPKQTGSAQLEWVGENPGSDQNDSEASFDMLTMMPKSAMATTAYTRQMLAQGSLDVEMFVRNDLATINALGMDLAAIAGSGTGFEPRGILNTTGIGLVVGGDNGAAPEWTDIVGLETAVAAGNADIGNLGYLTNAKVRGKLKTTEKASNTGQFIWQDGKELGAGMLNGYRSMASNQVPGNLTKGTANAICSAIIFGNWADLMIGEWGVIEIIADPFSKKKQALVEVTSFNLCDIGLRHEESFSAMKDALTS, encoded by the coding sequence GTGTCGAAGAAAAAGAAAGCGACAAAGACGATTGAGTCCACGCCGCTGTTTCGTGAGTTCGGCCTGAAGCGCGAGGCGGTGAACGACGAGGAAAGGACTGTCGAACTGTCTTTTTCCTCCGAGGAACCTGTCGAGCGATGGTTCGGGCTTGAAGTCCTGGACCACTCCCTCGGAAGCGTCCGCCTTGACCGTCTGCGCAACGGCGGTGCGATTTTGATGGACCATGACCGCCGGGATCAGGTTGGCGTTGTCGAGTCGGTGGAAATCGGGGCGGACCGCAAGGGGCGGGCCGTCGTGCGCTTTGGGAAAAGCGAACGTGCCGAGGAAATCTACCAGGATGTGAAAGACGGAATCCGCTCTTTGGTCAGTGTCGGATACCGCATTTTCAAGATGATCCTGGAAAAGACCGACGACGACACCGAAACCTACCGGGCGACCGATTGGCAGCCATACGAAATCTCCATCGTGTCGGTGCCTGCCGATACTTCCGTCGGAGTCGGCAGAGACTACGACGGCGAAACCAACAAAATTACCATTGAAGGAGTCAGAACAATGGAAAAAAAGACCCCCAAGCAGCCGACCGGCACTAATGTCAGTACCGATCCCGTCGTCCCTGCGGTCGATGTTAACGCAGCCCGCGAAGAGGCTCGGCGCGAAGAGGGCGCACGCATTCGTGAGATCACCGCTATCGGTGAACAGTTCCAGATGCGCGATCTCGCAACCGAGGCCATCAACGGCGATAAGTCCGTCGACGAGTTCCGCGCCGACGTCTTGGCAAAGATGGGCAAGCCCCGTTCCATCCAGCCCGTTGCTCCGGAACTCACCAATAACGAAAACCGTGATTACTCCGTTCTGCGTGCGATCTCTGCATCCCTGAACGGCGATCAGTCCGGTTTCGAGCGTGAAATCTCCAACGACATCGCCAAGAAGCTCGGACGTGAAACCTCGGGTATCTTCGTCCCAACCTCCCTGCGCTTCACTCCGGAAATGTTCCAGGCTCGCGCACCGCTGAACACCGGCACCGGAGCCGAAGGCGGGCACCTGGTCGCTACCGAACACATGCCCCTGATCGAACTGCTCCGCAATCGCATGTGCGTCAAACAGCTTGGCGCGACTGTCCTGGGCGGACTCGAAGGCAATCTCGCTTTCCCCAAGCAGACCGGAAGCGCACAACTCGAATGGGTCGGCGAAAATCCCGGTTCCGATCAGAACGACAGCGAAGCCTCGTTCGACATGCTTACCATGATGCCCAAGTCCGCGATGGCAACCACGGCCTACACCCGCCAGATGCTCGCACAGGGTTCCCTCGACGTGGAAATGTTCGTTCGTAACGATCTCGCCACGATCAACGCCCTCGGTATGGACCTCGCTGCTATCGCAGGCAGCGGCACTGGCTTCGAGCCTCGCGGTATCCTGAACACCACCGGCATCGGCCTGGTTGTGGGCGGTGACAACGGCGCGGCTCCCGAATGGACCGATATTGTCGGCCTGGAAACCGCTGTTGCCGCTGGCAACGCCGACATCGGTAACCTCGGCTACCTGACGAACGCCAAGGTTCGCGGCAAGCTTAAGACCACCGAAAAGGCTTCCAATACCGGCCAGTTTATCTGGCAGGACGGCAAGGAACTCGGTGCCGGTATGCTGAACGGCTATCGTTCGATGGCTTCCAACCAGGTGCCCGGCAACCTGACCAAGGGCACGGCGAACGCCATTTGCTCCGCTATCATCTTCGGTAACTGGGCCGACCTGATGATCGGTGAATGGGGTGTGATCGAAATTATTGCCGATCCCTTCTCCAAGAAAAAGCAGGCTCTCGTCGAGGTTACCAGTTTCAACCTTTGCGACATCGGCCTCCGTCACGAAGAATCTTTCTCTGCCATGAAGGATGCCCTGACCTCCTAA